A genomic window from Leptolyngbya sp. BL0902 includes:
- a CDS encoding polyribonucleotide nucleotidyltransferase, whose amino-acid sequence MQEIEKSISFDGRDIKLRVGLLAPQAGGAVLVQSGETAVLVTATRSTGREGIDFLPLLVDYEERLYAAGRIPGGFLRREGRPPERATLISRLIDRPMRPLFPQWLRDDIQIVATTLSMDEQVPPDVLAATGASVAVLLAKIPFNGPMAAVRVGLVGDDFVINPTYKEVENGDLDLIVAGSPDGVIMVEAGANQLPEADMIEAIDFGYEVVQDLIKAQLDLIKELGIEIVKEAEPETDPTLATFIEEKTSASIKEVLKQFTLTKPERDEKLDAIKAELVTTIEALEDDHPVKAAVAANGKALGNTYKSVTKKLMRQQIVEEKVRVDGRKLDEVRPIYCQVGLLPERVHGTGLFQRGLTQVMSVVTLGTPGDAQMMDDLHPDEEKRYLHHYNFPPYSVGETRPMRSPGRREIGHGALAERALVPVLPPKEDFPYVIRVVSEVLSSNGSTSMGSVCGSTLSLMDAGVPITKPVSGAAMGLIKEGDEVRILTDIQGIEDFLGDMDFKVAGTDSGITALQMDMKITGLPIKVIAEAINQAKPARLHILEKMMATIDTPRTTMSKYAPQLITFKIDPEMIGMVIGPGGKKIKAITEQTGAKVDINDDGTVTVSCLSGEKARQAKAMIEAIVFKPSAGDVFVGTVMRVIPIGAFVEFMPGQEGMIHISQLADYRVAKVEDEVNVGDEVIVKVREIDGRGRVNLTRLNIHPDEAAAARAAAAAR is encoded by the coding sequence ATGCAAGAAATTGAAAAATCAATATCCTTTGATGGCCGGGACATTAAGCTGCGGGTCGGCCTGTTAGCTCCCCAAGCGGGGGGTGCGGTGCTGGTGCAGTCGGGGGAGACCGCCGTTTTGGTGACGGCCACCCGATCCACGGGCCGCGAAGGAATCGACTTTTTGCCCCTGTTGGTGGACTACGAAGAACGCCTCTACGCCGCCGGACGCATCCCCGGTGGCTTTTTGCGTCGGGAGGGTCGGCCCCCAGAACGGGCCACGCTGATCAGCCGTTTGATTGACCGCCCCATGCGGCCCCTATTCCCCCAATGGCTGCGGGACGATATTCAAATTGTGGCCACCACCCTGTCGATGGATGAGCAAGTGCCCCCCGATGTGCTGGCGGCGACGGGCGCTTCCGTGGCGGTGCTGCTGGCCAAAATTCCCTTCAATGGCCCCATGGCGGCGGTGCGTGTGGGCCTGGTGGGCGACGATTTTGTCATCAACCCCACCTATAAAGAAGTGGAAAACGGCGACCTGGATCTAATCGTGGCGGGTTCCCCCGACGGCGTGATCATGGTGGAAGCCGGGGCCAACCAACTGCCCGAAGCCGACATGATCGAAGCCATCGACTTTGGCTATGAGGTGGTGCAAGACCTGATCAAGGCTCAGCTCGATCTGATTAAGGAACTGGGCATCGAGATCGTCAAGGAAGCCGAGCCGGAAACCGATCCCACCCTGGCCACCTTCATCGAAGAAAAGACCAGCGCGTCTATTAAAGAGGTGCTGAAGCAATTCACCCTCACCAAGCCGGAGCGGGACGAAAAGCTGGACGCCATCAAGGCCGAGCTTGTCACCACCATCGAAGCGCTGGAAGACGATCATCCCGTCAAAGCTGCCGTAGCGGCCAACGGCAAAGCCCTGGGCAACACCTACAAATCCGTCACCAAAAAGCTGATGCGTCAGCAAATCGTTGAGGAAAAGGTGCGCGTTGATGGCCGCAAGCTGGACGAAGTGCGCCCCATCTACTGCCAGGTGGGCCTCTTGCCAGAGCGCGTCCACGGCACGGGGCTGTTCCAGCGGGGGCTGACCCAGGTGATGTCGGTGGTGACGCTAGGGACTCCGGGCGACGCCCAAATGATGGACGACCTCCACCCCGACGAAGAAAAGCGCTACCTGCACCACTACAACTTCCCCCCCTACTCCGTGGGTGAAACGCGGCCCATGCGCTCCCCCGGTCGGCGGGAAATTGGCCACGGTGCCCTGGCCGAACGCGCCCTAGTGCCCGTGTTGCCCCCCAAAGAAGACTTCCCCTACGTGATCCGGGTGGTGTCTGAGGTGCTGTCCTCCAACGGCTCCACCTCCATGGGTTCCGTCTGCGGGTCTACCCTGTCCCTGATGGATGCCGGGGTGCCCATCACCAAGCCCGTTAGCGGTGCGGCCATGGGTCTGATTAAGGAAGGCGACGAAGTCCGCATCCTCACCGACATCCAGGGCATCGAAGACTTCCTGGGCGACATGGACTTTAAGGTGGCGGGCACCGACAGCGGCATCACCGCCCTGCAAATGGACATGAAAATCACCGGACTGCCCATCAAGGTGATCGCCGAGGCCATCAACCAGGCCAAGCCCGCTCGTCTCCACATCCTGGAGAAAATGATGGCCACCATCGACACCCCCCGCACCACCATGTCGAAGTATGCGCCGCAGTTGATCACCTTCAAGATCGACCCCGAAATGATCGGGATGGTGATCGGCCCCGGCGGCAAGAAGATCAAGGCCATCACCGAGCAAACCGGAGCCAAGGTGGACATCAACGACGACGGTACCGTCACCGTGTCCTGCCTGTCTGGGGAAAAGGCGCGGCAGGCCAAGGCCATGATCGAAGCCATCGTCTTCAAGCCCTCCGCTGGGGATGTGTTTGTGGGCACGGTGATGCGGGTAATTCCCATCGGTGCCTTCGTGGAATTTATGCCCGGTCAAGAGGGCATGATCCACATCTCCCAACTGGCCGACTACCGCGTGGCCAAGGTGGAGGATGAGGTGAACGTGGGCGACGAGGTGATCGTCAAAGTCCGCGAAATCGACGGTCGGGGCCGCGTCAACCTCACCCGTCTCAACATCCACCCCGACGAAGCCGCAGCAGCACGGGCAGCGGCGGCGGCTCGTTAG
- a CDS encoding glycosyltransferase family 2 protein: MNTPLLVSICISTYKRPEKLATLLMSLNSLTFDELDPPNIEIIVVDNDGYGSAAAVCENMASYLRWPLKYDIEPVQGVSYARNRSINNASDFSDFIAMIDDDEVPHPAWLERLLIVQNQYCADVVTGPVFPIFEASVPKWIKKGNFFAPKSYQTGQTLETAFTGNVLVRTRELKKLDRVFDERFAIKGAEDTHLFMRLKADGCKIVWANEAVADEWIPSSRTNLKWILRRGYWGWSSYSLFEKEIYPSLKIQLIRLLKGFALMVSGVVLIIPSLFQERDKLAAALLNISRGFGTVSGLLGFQGDW; this comes from the coding sequence ATGAATACGCCATTACTGGTCTCCATTTGTATTTCCACTTACAAACGTCCTGAGAAGCTAGCGACTCTGCTGATGAGCCTTAATAGCCTGACCTTTGATGAGTTAGATCCTCCCAACATCGAGATTATTGTGGTGGATAACGATGGCTATGGGTCAGCTGCTGCCGTCTGTGAAAATATGGCCTCATACCTAAGATGGCCATTGAAGTATGATATCGAACCTGTCCAGGGAGTTTCTTATGCTCGTAACAGATCAATCAATAATGCATCTGATTTTTCCGACTTTATCGCAATGATTGATGACGATGAAGTTCCTCATCCTGCGTGGCTAGAACGCCTCTTGATAGTACAAAATCAGTATTGTGCAGATGTCGTAACGGGGCCTGTCTTTCCTATTTTTGAAGCGAGTGTTCCTAAATGGATTAAGAAAGGTAATTTTTTCGCTCCAAAATCTTATCAAACTGGTCAAACTTTGGAGACTGCTTTTACAGGCAATGTTTTAGTAAGAACGAGAGAATTGAAGAAGCTTGACAGGGTCTTTGATGAGCGTTTTGCAATTAAGGGGGCAGAAGATACTCATTTGTTTATGCGATTAAAAGCTGATGGATGTAAAATTGTATGGGCTAATGAAGCCGTTGCTGATGAGTGGATTCCATCTTCCCGTACAAACTTGAAATGGATTTTGAGACGTGGCTATTGGGGGTGGAGTTCGTATAGTTTGTTTGAAAAAGAAATCTATCCCTCGCTTAAGATCCAGTTAATTCGACTTTTGAAGGGTTTTGCTCTGATGGTTTCTGGAGTGGTACTCATTATTCCTTCACTGTTCCAAGAGAGAGATAAGTTAGCCGCTGCATTGCTGAATATCTCCAGGGGCTTTGGCACCGTATCAGGTTTGCTAGGATTCCAGGGAGACTGGTAG
- the mazG gene encoding nucleoside triphosphate pyrophosphohydrolase, whose translation MGSSFATEAGRVQILSALERLVAVVADLRHPETGCPWDLEQTAESLIPYVIEEAYEVVDAIHSGDSVAIAEELGDLLLQVVLQAQVASDAGNFDLATVANGIADKLIRRHPHVFGDVTVADTDEVHRTWDRIKAEEKGVPHEPDRLSPKLVKYNRTLPPLMAASKISAKAAKAGLEWDDVEGVWAKFHEELEEFHQAVAHEPKENQEAELGDLLFTLVNIARWHGLDPSAALHGTNQRFIRRFAMVEAAAKRPLVDCSLEEIEAFWQQAKAKLAKESNQ comes from the coding sequence ATGGGGTCTTCCTTTGCAACGGAGGCGGGTCGTGTCCAGATTTTGTCAGCCCTAGAGCGATTGGTGGCAGTGGTGGCCGATCTGCGCCATCCCGAAACGGGCTGTCCGTGGGATTTGGAGCAAACCGCCGAAAGCCTGATTCCCTATGTGATTGAAGAAGCCTATGAGGTGGTGGACGCCATCCACAGCGGCGATTCTGTGGCGATTGCGGAGGAATTGGGCGATCTGTTGTTGCAGGTTGTCCTACAGGCCCAGGTGGCGAGTGATGCCGGGAATTTTGACTTGGCGACGGTGGCGAACGGCATTGCCGATAAGCTAATTCGCCGTCATCCCCATGTGTTTGGCGACGTGACCGTGGCCGATACGGACGAAGTGCATCGCACCTGGGATCGGATCAAGGCCGAGGAGAAGGGCGTCCCCCATGAGCCAGATCGACTGTCGCCCAAACTGGTCAAATATAACCGCACCCTGCCGCCGCTGATGGCCGCTAGTAAAATTTCCGCCAAAGCGGCCAAGGCCGGGCTTGAGTGGGACGATGTGGAGGGCGTGTGGGCCAAGTTCCACGAGGAACTGGAGGAATTTCATCAGGCCGTGGCCCACGAACCGAAGGAAAACCAGGAGGCTGAACTAGGGGACTTGCTCTTTACCCTGGTCAACATCGCCCGCTGGCATGGGTTGGATCCCTCGGCAGCGCTGCACGGCACCAACCAACGGTTTATTCGCCGTTTTGCCATGGTGGAAGCGGCTGCGAAGAGACCCCTAGTAGATTGCTCCCTGGAGGAAATAGAAGCGTTTTGGCAACAGGCCAAGGCTAAGCTTGCGAAGGAATCAAACCAGTAA
- a CDS encoding ABC transporter substrate-binding protein: MTDSFNHVTCPKCGYEQNSNTAKKCEICGQALKKGGSLAPILVGAGALAFLGGLAGLGVLGYNAFVKPQAQTPPGQVVVPGGGTATTPPTTPTNPTTPTPPAQPGNAASALSWGDKVIFADNTNADLQAGVAAFAAGDFATAVTRFQAARQALRNDPEPLIYLNNAKLGTTTALGIAVVVPANDTPNAARELLRGVAQAQDESIQAGVPIKVMIADDRNDPNQAAAIANALVQNADIVAVVGHGTSTATLAAAPIYQQGQLPMIAPTSTTTELTTLTRQGSNMLFRVIPSDQFTGTTLARHMLSTGKSRPIVFYNSQSSYSQSLQTAFSTTLGLEGGQVASLVDLSQGNPSASLQGSGADAVVLMPDSATFDAAIAVAQANQGQLPVFAGDAFYRIETLEKGGNSLNGAILTVPWHPLRSTPPFAQNASSLWGGDVNWRTALSYDAFQALKAARTVGNVAPGSGATGRTALATALGGQGFSATGSTGAVSFLPSGDRNTTVLLVQVQPGTRSGTGFDFVPLP, encoded by the coding sequence ATGACAGACAGTTTTAACCACGTCACCTGCCCCAAGTGCGGTTACGAACAAAACTCCAACACCGCCAAGAAGTGTGAAATCTGCGGTCAAGCCCTGAAAAAGGGTGGATCCCTTGCGCCGATTTTGGTCGGAGCGGGGGCACTGGCCTTTTTGGGCGGTTTGGCAGGGCTGGGGGTGCTGGGCTACAACGCCTTTGTTAAGCCCCAGGCCCAAACCCCACCGGGCCAAGTGGTTGTTCCTGGTGGCGGCACGGCGACAACGCCACCCACCACACCAACGAATCCCACCACGCCCACTCCCCCCGCACAACCAGGGAACGCCGCTAGTGCCCTTAGTTGGGGCGACAAGGTTATCTTTGCCGACAACACCAACGCCGACCTCCAGGCTGGGGTTGCCGCCTTTGCCGCTGGGGACTTCGCGACCGCCGTCACCCGCTTTCAGGCCGCTCGCCAAGCCCTGCGGAACGACCCGGAACCCCTGATTTACCTCAACAACGCCAAACTGGGCACCACCACAGCCCTCGGCATTGCTGTGGTGGTGCCCGCCAACGACACCCCTAACGCCGCCCGCGAACTGCTGCGCGGCGTGGCCCAGGCCCAGGATGAATCGATCCAGGCGGGGGTGCCGATCAAAGTGATGATTGCCGACGACCGCAACGACCCCAACCAGGCCGCTGCCATTGCCAATGCCCTGGTGCAAAATGCCGACATCGTTGCCGTAGTAGGCCACGGCACCAGCACCGCCACCCTGGCCGCTGCGCCCATTTATCAGCAGGGGCAACTGCCGATGATTGCCCCCACCAGCACCACCACAGAACTCACAACCCTCACCCGCCAGGGCAGCAATATGCTCTTCCGGGTCATCCCCAGCGACCAATTTACGGGCACCACCCTGGCCCGTCATATGCTCTCCACCGGGAAAAGCCGCCCCATCGTCTTCTACAACTCCCAAAGCTCCTACAGCCAGTCGTTGCAAACGGCCTTTTCCACGACCCTCGGCCTAGAAGGCGGACAGGTGGCCAGCCTGGTGGATTTGTCCCAGGGCAACCCATCGGCGTCCCTCCAGGGCAGCGGGGCCGATGCGGTGGTGCTGATGCCCGATTCCGCTACCTTTGATGCCGCCATTGCCGTGGCCCAAGCCAACCAAGGCCAGCTCCCCGTCTTTGCCGGAGACGCCTTCTACCGCATTGAAACCCTGGAAAAAGGCGGCAACAGCCTAAACGGTGCCATCCTTACCGTGCCCTGGCACCCCCTGCGATCTACGCCCCCCTTCGCCCAAAATGCCTCCAGCCTGTGGGGCGGCGATGTCAACTGGCGCACCGCCCTCAGCTATGACGCCTTCCAAGCCCTAAAAGCGGCCCGCACCGTGGGCAACGTGGCTCCGGGCAGCGGCGCAACCGGACGCACGGCCCTGGCTACCGCCCTAGGTGGCCAAGGGTTCTCAGCTACGGGGTCTACCGGGGCCGTGAGTTTCCTACCCTCCGGCGACCGCAACACCACGGTGCTACTCGTCCAAGTGCAACCCGGCACCCGCTCTGGCACTGGGTTTGACTTTGTGCCATTGCCCTAG
- the petJ gene encoding cytochrome c6 PetJ codes for MRRTVLTLAFALLALVVWVAPALAADLGHGQQVFSANCVACHIGGGNVVNGAKTLKQADLDQYDMASVEAITRQVTNGKAAMPAFKGRLTDEDIADVAAYVLSQAEQGW; via the coding sequence ATGCGACGGACGGTTTTAACCTTAGCTTTTGCCCTATTGGCTCTAGTAGTGTGGGTGGCCCCCGCCCTAGCGGCAGATTTGGGCCATGGCCAGCAGGTGTTTTCAGCCAACTGCGTGGCCTGTCACATTGGGGGTGGCAATGTGGTGAACGGGGCCAAAACCCTGAAGCAGGCCGACTTGGATCAGTACGACATGGCCTCGGTGGAAGCCATTACGCGCCAAGTCACCAACGGCAAAGCGGCGATGCCCGCCTTCAAGGGTCGCCTCACCGATGAGGATATTGCCGATGTTGCGGCCTATGTGCTGAGCCAAGCCGAGCAGGGCTGGTAG
- a CDS encoding BlaI/MecI/CopY family transcriptional regulator, with the protein MAPLPHHRPRQLALGPLEQEILAILWQREAATVKDILDTILADPDRDLSQATVTTILQRLAAKGWVRREPVVESGLGKGRKGYVWHPQVSQQEATMLQSHRQLEEFLAISNPDLVAAFADSLDASALDRLDAIARRLRTLRDTQEEA; encoded by the coding sequence ATGGCTCCTCTGCCCCACCATCGTCCCCGTCAGCTTGCCCTTGGCCCCCTAGAGCAAGAAATTCTCGCGATTCTCTGGCAGCGAGAAGCGGCCACGGTGAAGGATATTTTAGACACCATTTTGGCCGACCCCGACCGGGATCTCAGTCAGGCCACGGTGACGACGATCTTGCAGCGCCTCGCCGCCAAGGGCTGGGTACGGCGAGAACCCGTGGTGGAATCGGGCCTAGGCAAGGGGCGCAAGGGCTATGTGTGGCATCCCCAGGTGAGCCAGCAGGAGGCCACCATGCTGCAATCCCATCGCCAGCTTGAGGAATTTTTGGCCATTAGCAACCCCGATCTGGTGGCCGCCTTTGCCGATAGCCTGGATGCCAGCGCCCTAGATCGGCTCGATGCCATTGCCCGTCGTTTGCGAACCCTGCGCGATACCCAGGAGGAAGCCTAG
- a CDS encoding M56 family metallopeptidase, translated as MHLGVLLLAMILAVGWRWRWQPTAEAWSQRWWRAILALCGPLVVLGTSAWAVLWMGHHGTMLGWAVGPLGCRISQVGLGLGAAGMLWSLIQAGWTTWHWRRYALVPLPQGMSARLVETAVPLAAQVGFWQSRLVVSRGWLDALSPEEQGMILAHEQAHAHHRDPLVFWLLGLVRRLTIWLPNTQALWQELLLLREIRADRWAVQQAHPLAVAELLVKLSRPTCLDEGIPTPALIGFSAAEDLDRLEQRVNALLDPIPAGEPISLTLILWGLASALLPLLAVTLHH; from the coding sequence ATGCACCTTGGTGTCTTGTTGTTGGCGATGATCCTCGCGGTGGGGTGGCGGTGGCGATGGCAACCCACGGCGGAAGCTTGGTCGCAGCGGTGGTGGCGGGCGATCTTGGCTCTCTGTGGCCCGCTTGTGGTGTTAGGAACATCGGCCTGGGCGGTGCTGTGGATGGGGCACCACGGCACCATGCTGGGCTGGGCGGTTGGGCCACTGGGCTGTCGCATTAGCCAGGTGGGGCTGGGCTTGGGAGCGGCGGGAATGCTGTGGAGCCTCATTCAGGCCGGGTGGACAACCTGGCACTGGCGGCGCTATGCCCTGGTGCCGCTTCCCCAAGGAATGTCGGCGCGTCTGGTAGAAACGGCGGTGCCCCTCGCGGCCCAGGTGGGGTTTTGGCAATCTCGCCTTGTCGTGAGCCGGGGCTGGCTGGACGCCCTATCCCCCGAAGAACAGGGGATGATTTTGGCCCACGAACAGGCCCACGCCCACCACCGCGATCCCCTCGTCTTTTGGCTGTTGGGGCTGGTGAGACGGCTCACGATTTGGCTACCCAACACCCAGGCCCTTTGGCAAGAACTGCTGCTGCTGCGAGAAATTCGGGCGGATCGGTGGGCGGTTCAACAGGCCCATCCCTTGGCAGTGGCGGAACTGCTCGTCAAACTCTCTCGCCCTACGTGTTTAGACGAGGGCATCCCCACCCCCGCCCTGATTGGCTTTAGCGCCGCCGAGGATCTGGATCGCCTAGAGCAACGGGTCAACGCTCTGCTAGATCCCATCCCCGCCGGAGAGCCGATTTCCCTCACCCTGATCCTTTGGGGACTGGCCTCGGCCCTGCTGCCGCTGCTGGCCGTAACCCTGCACCACTAG
- a CDS encoding DUF2839 domain-containing protein: protein MGESKRRREQLGEKYGQAEPILPWLPITKQQSQDFMKWTSRGTWAMIIVVIAFWITLRFIGPSLGWWSLVD from the coding sequence ATGGGAGAGTCGAAACGTCGTCGCGAACAACTGGGCGAAAAGTATGGCCAAGCGGAGCCGATTTTGCCCTGGTTGCCCATCACCAAACAGCAATCTCAGGACTTCATGAAATGGACGAGCCGGGGCACCTGGGCCATGATTATTGTCGTCATCGCCTTTTGGATTACCCTGCGGTTCATCGGCCCTAGCCTCGGCTGGTGGAGCTTGGTGGATTAG